One Kribbella sp. NBC_00662 genomic region harbors:
- a CDS encoding carbohydrate ABC transporter permease — protein sequence MVMTAAPARESAAARVPAGRRRSHLRRRTAINYALVAPALLLSIVIVVIPGILTLLFAFTDWSGVGFDVHFIGGQNFRDILADPVFATALTNNIKWLVMFLTLPAVIGLLTAMLLLRRKRIRTFYQVIYLMPYVLAPVVNALIWQTIIYNPHGGVAGLFGIQPPTASTSTSLYAAAAVDMWHYWGFLTVVYLGAIRQTPIDQVEAAIVDGAGGWGVFRNVYLPSIRPTLLLMGVMTVIFSFLAFDYVYLLTQGGPAHSSEVMGTYAYAFAFSSFEFGKAAAVGIVMSVFGLLASILYTWISRRELAR from the coding sequence ATGGTCATGACAGCCGCACCGGCGCGGGAGTCCGCAGCCGCGCGCGTCCCGGCCGGGCGGCGGCGTTCGCACCTACGCCGTCGTACCGCGATCAACTACGCGCTCGTCGCCCCCGCGCTGCTCCTGTCGATCGTCATCGTCGTCATCCCCGGCATCCTCACGTTGCTGTTCGCGTTCACCGACTGGAGCGGTGTCGGGTTCGACGTCCATTTCATCGGCGGGCAGAACTTCCGCGACATCCTCGCGGACCCGGTCTTCGCCACCGCGCTGACCAACAACATCAAGTGGCTGGTGATGTTCCTGACGCTGCCGGCCGTGATCGGTCTGCTGACGGCGATGTTGCTCCTGCGGCGTAAGCGGATCCGCACGTTCTACCAGGTGATCTACCTGATGCCGTACGTGCTGGCGCCGGTGGTGAACGCGCTCATCTGGCAGACCATCATCTACAACCCGCACGGCGGGGTGGCCGGCCTGTTCGGGATCCAGCCACCGACCGCGAGCACCTCGACGTCTCTGTACGCCGCTGCCGCGGTCGACATGTGGCACTACTGGGGCTTCCTCACCGTCGTCTATCTCGGGGCGATCCGGCAGACGCCGATCGATCAAGTCGAGGCTGCGATCGTGGACGGCGCCGGTGGATGGGGTGTGTTCCGCAACGTCTACCTGCCGAGCATCCGGCCGACGCTGCTGCTGATGGGCGTGATGACGGTGATCTTCTCGTTCCTCGCCTTCGACTACGTGTACCTGCTCACCCAAGGCGGTCCGGCGCACTCGAGTGAGGTGATGGGCACCTACGCCTACGCGTTCGCGTTCTCGTCGTTCGAATTCGGCAAGGCCGCCGCGGTCGGGATCGTGATGAGCGTCTTCGGCCTGCTCGCATCGATCCTCTACACCTGGATCAGCCGAAGGGAGCTGGCACGATGA
- a CDS encoding carbohydrate ABC transporter permease: protein MTRLKGLGAQLVLAVFAVIALIPLLLVVLNSFKDNAEVLANPFGLPSSFSLDNFVTSWTYGRFGRGIVNSILLTGTTVLVVLVCASLAGYVLAGQKVKRWPAIMVYLTMAMTIPIQLFVFPLYAAVAALNLTDNVFVVGVILAAINMPFATFLMRTFFLNVPAEIEEAALVDGVSTLQLIRRVMLPMVRPGLITVGVIVGLNAWNEFLISSTFLQNPDDQTLTLGFLTMNGTFSTDIGTMMAGALILIVPVLAVFIALQRYVVDGIANGAVKG, encoded by the coding sequence ATGACCAGGCTCAAGGGACTCGGTGCCCAGCTGGTGCTGGCGGTCTTCGCGGTGATCGCGCTGATCCCGCTGCTGCTCGTCGTACTCAACAGCTTCAAGGACAACGCCGAAGTACTCGCGAACCCGTTCGGGTTGCCGTCGTCGTTCAGCCTGGACAACTTCGTCACTTCGTGGACCTACGGACGGTTCGGGCGGGGGATCGTCAACAGCATCCTGCTCACCGGCACGACCGTGCTCGTCGTCCTGGTCTGCGCGAGCCTGGCCGGGTACGTCCTCGCGGGCCAGAAGGTGAAGCGCTGGCCGGCGATCATGGTCTACCTCACGATGGCGATGACGATCCCGATCCAGCTGTTCGTCTTCCCGCTGTACGCCGCCGTCGCGGCGCTGAATCTCACCGACAACGTGTTCGTCGTCGGCGTGATCCTGGCGGCGATCAACATGCCGTTCGCCACCTTTCTGATGCGGACCTTCTTCCTGAACGTTCCGGCCGAGATCGAGGAGGCCGCTCTGGTAGACGGTGTCAGCACCCTTCAGCTGATCCGGCGGGTGATGCTGCCGATGGTGCGGCCCGGACTGATCACCGTCGGCGTCATCGTCGGCCTGAACGCCTGGAACGAGTTCCTGATCTCGTCGACGTTCCTGCAGAACCCGGACGACCAGACGCTGACGCTGGGATTCCTCACGATGAACGGCACCTTCAGCACCGACATCGGCACGATGATGGCCGGCGCGCTGATCCTGATCGTCCCCGTGCTGGCCGTCTTCATCGCCCTCCAGCGGTACGTCGTCGACGGCATCGCCAACGGCGCGGTGAAGGGCTGA
- a CDS encoding ADP-ribosylglycohydrolase family protein, with product MALGAAYEERVYAALLGKLIGVYLGRPVEGWPYDDIRSRFGLVDRFVNEDLGLPLIVADDDISGTLAFARVVEDTGDFEPADAGNTWLNYIVEDRTILWWGGYGRSTEHTAYLNLKRGISAPESGSIACNGSTLAEQIGAQIFSDAFALMTPGDPERAVALTRAAASVSHDGVALDAAAFFAAMRSLAFDERELSALIEQSLPFVTDRRLIELVIDVTSRVRAGDDWRSARDWVDRCYGYARYPGPCHSLSNTAMALAALIVGGNDFRRVVAVASSVGFDTDSNAGTVGCITGVRLGLAALDDDLRREVADRALVVSADGGECVTDAVLETRRIVRSARKLIGGPVPGRRPRFDFDFPGAVQGFGDDEATVRHHQFDDGSTALLIEDGRTSTPVFLDPGDAVPNFSTLASPTLYPGQTVRAVVSSPDGASVQLYADYDHGKSEGAWRRVGAKATIEWTVPAGIPFRVGLSVGGTVYLHSLDWDGAPAEYSQSGILLSSIWDTQPRGLAPWVSSAKNFEADFATTFSVSHPGPLGVVTTGTRDWVDYEVTSRLTFSLNRAAGLVVRARGHRNFSAALFDGNTLSIVEQHNADRTVLATTPFSLRRDRPYDVTVACAGSIVLVDIDGIQMLSATTRRLAGGGAGFFVDTGTMSADGFTVRSHHRAQTRDQKGTTRYESQRQVEQLPGQHPTGRGIREPRALRGSDRSAS from the coding sequence ATGGCACTCGGCGCAGCGTACGAAGAGCGGGTCTACGCCGCTCTCCTCGGCAAACTGATCGGCGTGTACCTCGGCCGGCCGGTCGAGGGCTGGCCGTACGACGACATCCGGTCACGCTTCGGACTGGTCGACCGGTTCGTGAACGAGGACCTCGGACTGCCGTTGATCGTCGCGGACGACGACATCTCCGGGACACTGGCCTTCGCCCGGGTGGTGGAGGACACCGGTGACTTCGAGCCTGCCGATGCCGGCAACACCTGGCTGAACTACATCGTCGAGGACCGCACGATCCTGTGGTGGGGCGGGTACGGGCGCTCCACCGAGCACACCGCTTATCTCAATCTGAAACGCGGCATCAGTGCGCCGGAGAGCGGCTCGATCGCGTGCAACGGGAGCACACTCGCCGAGCAGATCGGTGCGCAGATCTTCTCGGACGCGTTCGCGTTGATGACGCCTGGCGATCCCGAGCGGGCTGTCGCGTTGACCCGTGCGGCCGCGAGTGTCAGCCACGATGGCGTCGCGCTGGACGCGGCTGCGTTCTTCGCCGCGATGCGCTCTCTGGCCTTCGACGAGCGCGAGCTGTCGGCGCTGATCGAGCAGTCGCTGCCGTTCGTCACCGATCGCCGGCTGATCGAGCTGGTCATCGATGTGACGTCGCGCGTGCGGGCGGGTGACGACTGGCGCTCGGCCCGCGACTGGGTCGATCGGTGCTACGGGTATGCGCGGTACCCGGGGCCGTGTCACTCGCTCTCGAACACCGCGATGGCGCTCGCGGCGCTCATTGTCGGCGGCAACGACTTCCGCCGGGTCGTCGCCGTTGCCTCCTCGGTCGGCTTCGACACCGACAGCAACGCCGGGACGGTCGGTTGCATCACCGGCGTCCGGCTCGGACTCGCCGCGCTCGACGATGATCTCCGGCGGGAGGTGGCCGATCGGGCTCTCGTCGTCAGCGCTGACGGAGGTGAGTGCGTGACGGACGCCGTTCTCGAGACCAGACGGATCGTTCGATCGGCTCGGAAGCTGATCGGTGGGCCGGTGCCTGGGCGACGCCCTCGATTCGACTTCGACTTTCCTGGTGCGGTACAGGGATTCGGAGACGACGAAGCGACTGTTCGGCATCACCAGTTCGACGACGGCTCGACCGCGCTGCTGATCGAGGACGGACGAACCTCCACGCCTGTCTTCCTGGACCCGGGTGACGCCGTGCCCAACTTCTCGACCCTGGCCAGTCCGACGCTCTATCCCGGTCAGACGGTTCGGGCCGTGGTCAGTTCGCCGGACGGTGCCTCGGTGCAGTTGTACGCGGACTACGACCACGGAAAGTCAGAAGGTGCGTGGAGGCGCGTCGGCGCGAAAGCCACGATCGAGTGGACCGTGCCGGCCGGAATCCCCTTCCGGGTCGGCCTTTCGGTCGGTGGGACGGTCTACCTGCACTCGCTCGACTGGGACGGCGCACCCGCGGAGTACTCGCAGTCCGGCATCCTGCTGTCCTCGATCTGGGACACCCAGCCACGCGGACTCGCGCCGTGGGTGAGCTCGGCCAAGAACTTCGAGGCCGATTTCGCCACGACCTTCTCCGTCTCGCACCCCGGCCCGCTCGGTGTCGTGACGACGGGTACCCGCGATTGGGTCGACTACGAGGTGACCTCACGGCTGACGTTCTCACTGAATCGGGCGGCCGGTCTCGTCGTCCGGGCACGCGGGCACCGGAACTTCTCCGCGGCCTTGTTCGACGGGAACACCCTCTCGATCGTCGAGCAGCACAATGCCGATCGGACGGTGCTCGCGACAACCCCGTTCAGCCTCCGCCGGGACAGGCCGTACGACGTCACCGTCGCGTGCGCCGGATCGATCGTACTGGTGGACATCGACGGCATTCAGATGCTCTCAGCAACCACCCGCCGACTGGCCGGCGGTGGGGCCGGCTTCTTCGTCGACACCGGAACCATGAGCGCCGACGGATTCACCGTCCGCTCGCATCACCGGGCTCAGACCCGCGACCAGAAAGGCACCACCCGATATGAAAGCCAACGGCAAGTGGAACAGCTTCCCGGTCAACACCCGACCGGCCGAGGGATACGCGAGCCCCGTGCACTACGTGGATCTGACCGCTCAGCTTCGTGA
- a CDS encoding secondary thiamine-phosphate synthase enzyme YjbQ, whose translation MHYVDLTAQLREVAREADGDGILHTFLPHTTCTLIFNSGVDGTTLQDIRLFIEAQIPVDRPFVHLHDGPQDAAAHVRCVFGVQSLQLPVVNGELGIGHSQGVYLLELDGPRDRTIQYAVQTF comes from the coding sequence GTGCACTACGTGGATCTGACCGCTCAGCTTCGTGAGGTCGCCCGCGAGGCCGACGGTGACGGGATCCTGCACACGTTCCTGCCGCACACCACGTGCACGCTGATCTTCAATTCCGGAGTGGACGGTACGACGCTGCAGGACATCCGGCTGTTCATCGAGGCGCAGATCCCGGTCGACCGGCCGTTCGTCCATCTGCACGACGGACCACAGGACGCGGCCGCGCACGTCCGCTGCGTCTTCGGCGTTCAGTCGCTGCAGCTTCCCGTCGTGAACGGCGAACTCGGAATCGGCCACAGCCAAGGCGTGTACCTGCTCGAGCTGGACGGCCCGCGCGACCGCACGATCCAGTACGCGGTGCAGACGTTCTGA
- a CDS encoding PfkB family carbohydrate kinase, giving the protein MTTVVGVRGGLSVDHLVDAGLGTRFDELGGPGLFGALGARLVAGTQVQLYARLPDDEPRFAKVFQELGIDTSETMREPQAMRLWILNSPQGRRILATSPSGSVEIEGTGTTEPDGDTGAGDSGEVPVTGGIDGLLDSSPTERAAVAESVRVGVDPHQLPLQAEGPEYLLRVSPSGALVLPSRVQLQLIDPDPLAAARAIRARLGFDVIARLDREGMVVISDSEWFVRDTDVRVVETTGAGDSSAGAIVAAWTAGADLATAAAYGVSVARLALSDWGHAGLLADPLTEPFPSITITRRQ; this is encoded by the coding sequence ATGACCACTGTTGTCGGAGTACGTGGGGGACTGTCCGTCGATCACCTGGTGGACGCCGGACTGGGTACCCGATTCGACGAGCTCGGCGGGCCGGGGCTCTTCGGAGCGCTGGGCGCTCGGCTCGTCGCGGGCACCCAGGTCCAGCTGTACGCACGGCTCCCGGACGACGAACCGCGGTTCGCGAAAGTCTTTCAGGAACTCGGCATCGACACGTCCGAGACGATGCGGGAGCCGCAAGCGATGAGGCTGTGGATCCTGAACTCCCCGCAGGGCAGACGAATCCTGGCCACCTCCCCGTCGGGCTCGGTCGAGATCGAAGGCACGGGAACGACGGAGCCGGACGGCGACACCGGCGCCGGCGATTCGGGCGAGGTTCCGGTCACCGGCGGAATCGACGGGCTCCTCGACAGCTCGCCCACCGAGCGCGCGGCCGTCGCCGAATCGGTGCGCGTCGGCGTCGACCCGCATCAGTTGCCCCTGCAGGCCGAAGGCCCGGAGTACCTCCTCAGGGTCAGTCCGTCGGGTGCACTCGTCCTCCCCAGCCGGGTGCAACTGCAACTGATCGACCCCGATCCGTTGGCTGCCGCTCGGGCGATCCGGGCACGGCTGGGGTTTGACGTGATCGCGCGACTCGACCGGGAGGGCATGGTCGTGATCTCCGACAGCGAATGGTTCGTGCGCGACACCGACGTACGCGTTGTCGAGACCACGGGGGCCGGAGACTCGTCGGCCGGCGCCATCGTCGCGGCGTGGACGGCCGGCGCCGACCTTGCCACGGCAGCGGCGTACGGCGTCAGCGTCGCCCGGCTGGCGCTTTCGGACTGGGGCCACGCGGGCCTGCTGGCCGACCCACTGACCGAACCGTTTCCGAGCATCACCATCACCAGGAGGCAATAG
- a CDS encoding SIS domain-containing protein produces MTSLEQISAIASALRDVNDVKPSISAPLGRAVFVGSGDSLSSALLAAAYGHRALSSGDLTWTGRLPFGTDTVVGISHSGTSGATVRALRLAAQAGKRTIAITSNADSPLAAAAAETQLVPSLGIEEVIPCAGHLMLGLGVAAVAGEDVDGAASEVARSLESQEPELARTVQELPAAAPYGISVLTLPDLRGAGDFWMLKLIEAVGVNVRAVPLEESGHVDYFIGPEPHLVLQLVGAVGRTRFERLAVALESTGQTVRGVVFTAPDAWTSRSALVLELAGAAAGAVFAGQAAQIWGRPPFRGGAVNMDARHIKLDDEPVTA; encoded by the coding sequence GTGACTTCTCTCGAACAGATCTCCGCCATCGCCTCAGCCTTGCGGGACGTGAACGACGTGAAGCCGAGCATCTCGGCTCCACTCGGTCGAGCCGTCTTCGTCGGGTCTGGCGACTCGTTGTCGTCCGCGCTGCTGGCTGCGGCGTACGGCCATCGCGCATTGTCGTCCGGGGACCTGACCTGGACCGGGCGGCTTCCGTTCGGCACGGACACCGTCGTCGGCATCTCGCACTCCGGCACGTCCGGGGCGACCGTTCGCGCCCTCCGGCTTGCGGCGCAGGCAGGCAAACGCACTATTGCGATCACCTCGAACGCGGACTCGCCGCTGGCGGCCGCCGCGGCCGAGACGCAGCTCGTACCGTCGCTCGGGATCGAGGAAGTCATTCCCTGCGCCGGGCATCTGATGCTCGGCCTCGGTGTCGCCGCGGTGGCAGGCGAGGACGTCGACGGGGCGGCGAGTGAGGTTGCTCGCTCCTTGGAGTCGCAGGAACCGGAGCTCGCTCGGACCGTCCAGGAGTTACCGGCGGCCGCGCCGTACGGCATCTCCGTCCTGACGCTGCCGGACCTGCGCGGCGCGGGCGACTTCTGGATGCTGAAGCTCATCGAGGCTGTCGGGGTGAATGTCCGCGCCGTTCCGTTGGAGGAGAGCGGCCACGTCGACTACTTCATCGGTCCGGAACCACATCTCGTGCTCCAGCTCGTCGGTGCTGTCGGCCGCACCCGGTTCGAGCGCCTGGCGGTCGCGCTCGAAAGCACCGGGCAGACCGTACGCGGAGTAGTGTTCACGGCGCCTGATGCCTGGACGAGCCGATCAGCCCTGGTGCTCGAACTGGCCGGTGCGGCGGCCGGAGCGGTTTTCGCCGGCCAGGCAGCACAGATATGGGGGCGCCCACCGTTCCGCGGCGGTGCCGTCAACATGGACGCGCGGCACATCAAGCTGGACGACGAGCCGGTTACTGCATGA